The Penicillium psychrofluorescens genome assembly, chromosome: 2 nucleotide sequence CGAGGGAAGAGAGATCTCCGCGGCTCGCGGGTTGAGGGGCGTCACGGGCAGCGAGTGCTGGTGGTACCAGGCAAGGACTGATGGGTGTTAATAGGTCATTCCTGTCATAGATTGGGGGATGTTCACTTTTGTAGCCAAACTTGGCCGGGTCGTTGCTGGCCccggcgacggcgaagcggggggaagagaagaagcgcttGACGGCGGTTTCCATATTGACAGTAGATGTATTTGCGAGAACTAAGGCTtttgaagaagaagagaaagtgaagcggagaggaggaagacggagaagcTAATACCTCGGTCCTGGTCTCCAAATTTACCCAGCTAACCGCGGGCGGTGGCGGCCGGTTTAACTTGCATGTTCTATGGGAGGCATCCCCAGTCAGAGCTCGTGGGGCTAGCTCCTAAATGCCCGAGCCGTGCGCTAAGCTCCCCAGATCACCCAACATTCTTGCTCGATAGGTGAAGGCGACTGGTGGCTTTCTTCAAGGGCCAAAAATCACTCTGGCCCGTCCCTCAGGCTGCTCGAACCACAATACACGGTGAGACGGATATGGCGGGATTAGGGTTGGTTAGTCAGTTTGGCTGGCTGGATTTGATCGTAATCGATCTACCTGGCCATTTCAATTTAGAAAGGAGGCAGAAAAATGGTTTAACCTACATGGTTATAATTCACCAACTTAACTTGCTGGCAGGGTGGTAGCGATGACTAAGCCATTTAACCTCATCTGGTGCCTGTTTTGACCCCACTGCATCCATCTCGCGCTTCTCTTTTCTGAATTTTACCATGTCAGGGGAATTCCTCGGCCTATAATATATACCTAGACAAATCCTAGGGTACTGGATCATGTATGTGAGATAATCCCCTTTTTTGACGGTAGTGGACAAGACTCATTCTTCAACTagacatcatcatcaaagTGAACCTACAGATCTATAATTCAACCCATACGTATTCGCATCAAAATATCGAATACCTGGCTGCACTTGTTTAACCTTCTACTGATTGCTCGTGCCTTCTGTGGGCAGGATCTGCCCCTTCGTCACTCTTCACTCTTCAATTCTCATCTGCCGCTTCCAGACCTCTCTCTGGTACTGGCCTGGAATATTGTCATTTGATCAGATCTCAATCTCTCCGCACAAATGGCACACAGCGGATCAAATACCCCCGGGACAACTCCCCACGCTGTCATTCCCATCGATATCGACACAGACTCCGACTACGACTTTGATCCCGACGACGGTGGCATGCAACTCGACCCTCCCGAGCCAGCCTTTGCAGTACCCCGACTCGGATCACTACGAGGGTTGCATGCGGGTATGACAAACGATGTTTCCCCCCTCTACCTCCAATATCACTCACACAAGACAGAATACTCCATCCCCGACCTCGACTCCCCTCGCTCAGACCAATCAGCCCGAATGAGCCACACAGCAACCCTCAAGCAGGATGCTTCCGCCCACAACCGTATCCgcgaagagaagaatgccgcCCTGGCTGTACTGACGAACTGGGAGCTGCTTATGACATATGCTCTCGCCAACAACGAAGTGAGCATATGCCctgttctctctcttccactttGCCTGGGTATACTCAAACACTAATCCAATAAAGTCCGTCCCCATGACCCGCCGCCGCTTCACAGCCAAGCTCATTGCCCCAGGCAACCCTCAAAAACAAGAGgagctcgtcgccgagcGCTGGGTTGTGAATTCGGAGAATGGCCCCGTTCTGGTTCCTGGCCGCCGGCGTATCGTGGTCGATAACGATGACTCGGGCTGGAAGGGCCCGCGCAAGCCGCGTACTGCCTCTTCTGGCACTGCGTCTCCTTCGAGGTCGGGATCACGCTCGGGTTCGAGATCCGTTTCTGCGGGGCACTCGCCTGCGCACCGTGGGAATAAGTCTCGGGGGCGGAAATCGGAGGGTTCGTTATTTGGGTCCTAGCATTGAGTGGGAAGAAAATCAGACTAGGAAAAGAAGGACTGAATGGCTGCTGTATCCTCGCAGGCTTGTTTTTCAGGTTGTGTTAGGGACACACACCCCCTGATGGGGACTGGGCGTGTGCCGAATAGAATGCCTTTATCGGGTCTACTGTGTAGTATACGTGGTCCCCGTCCTGGCACCCGGAACGTACACTGGAAGACTGTAATGGCTCTGTGACATTATTCTTGTACATGGCGCTGATCCTGGGTTGGTCCCACGAGATGGACAAGGGATCTCCACAAACCTTCTCAATGATGGATCTTATGTTCTGCTAACGGTTGGCCGTTGTGTAGGGTGGTAAGGAAGATATGATGGGAAGGTAGGAAGGAGAGAGACTATGAGGGCTAGACAGCCGTACCTTTTTAAGCACACTGCCCTAATTTAGGGTGTTTAAGAGGTTGAAACAGTGGGTTGATTCAAAACACAGTACAGGACAGCAGCAATTCGAGTGAATGTCTGTCCATGAAGAAATAGGTCTTTAGGTACAAAAAGGGTGAGTCCAAAAGCTCCAGTATGTATATACCTTAGTTATGGGCTGGAGAGTAATGGGTATCAATGAGCATGCAAAACCAACATAACGTGGCCTGCCTTTTGTAGTGTactctgcttcttctcttttccaAAGAGAACAAGACCAGACCCAATCATCCAAAATGGATCTGGTCTGGCAGAGCTAGTTTTGCGATATTCTTGCGCGGATGAGAATCCAATCCAAACGTCCGGGAGAAAGAGTCTACATcatatcctcctctctcAGACGCAGCTCCAACTGGAAAAGACTCTCCGCGTCACCGACTTGTTTGCGCTCCGAGACCTCCCGGGTGCGGAGTCTCGAGCGCAACGCCTGCACGTTCATGGGCGTCAGTCCTCGAGAGGGCTCGGGGGTGGGTTCCGGCTCGATGTAAGTGGGGTGCAGACGGTGCGAGGTGGTGAACCGGACCCGGCCATCTCTCATGACGGGTAATTGTCACTGCAGGGGCTCGGAGCTGGAGGACAATCGGTTCAGGTGGAGGTAGACGTCTGTGCCGTATCTGGATGGGTTTAGGTTAGTTTGATTCCGTTGGACGGTGGGTAATTTCTAGAGACTCACCCCTCCATGCTGATCAGCTTGAGGTCTCCGCCAAAGTAGCGCGCGTACAGTCGACTGATGGGCAATCCATATCCGAACCCGGCCATCGGTGCTTTGAAGTCGCTCTTGTCAAAGTCCGGGTCTAGGTTGGGTGTTTGCTCCACGGTCGTGTACATATACGTCCAGACGAGAGGGATCGCCGAGCGGGGAATAccgccgccctcgtcggAGACCTTGATCGTGATGTCCTCTTTGCCCTCGGCCACAATCACCTTGGTGACGGGGAAATCTTCCTTGTCGGCACCGTGttgctccaccaccgcccgcAGCGAGTTCTTGAGGGTCTCGAACAGCATGTGCGACAGGTGGCCCGGCACATACATGAAGTTCAAGTCGTCCTTGCAGACCAGCTGCACCTTGGGCGCCTCGAACAAGCCATAGTAGTCCTCACAGACAAACCGGGCGTTCTCAATGGCTTCCAGCGCGATATCCCGGACATTCGTTTTGGTGCAGATGATCCCGACGTAATTGGGGTGCTTGACGTGTGTTTGTTCCGTTAACGCGATATGTTGCCCTATGAGCATTCGTATGCCTATTCGCGACATGTAAAACCGGTCGAGGAACGACTGGATCGTGGAGTCGATCTGCATCCGCTGGCGCTCCCGTTTCCATTCGAGAATGCCTTGGGCGACAGTCGTTACGACGCTGTCGTGACGCCGCTTGATCTGCTGCAGGGTCTTGGCGAATCGCTGGTTGTAGTCGTTCAACTCGGGCGGCCAATTCGAATGATCGTCTGCGGGGAAAAAGTATCGCCGcccggccgccgccgcggcttTCCCGTTCCCATTGCAGTTGGAGttcgaggtcggcgatgACCGGTACTGGCCCTCACGCACGCTGGGATTTTGGGTGGCTTCGGAGAGAATCTTGGAGGCCCCGCCGTTCATCCGGCCCGGTCGCAGCAGACGGGATTTTACCTCTTGTGTGAGCGATGGCCGGGTAAGCGTGATGATTTCCTGGGGCGGAGATCAGTATCACATGGGGGCATTGGGAGCGAATTCGATGACTCATACCTCGAACGACTGCGCATACCAGTCCTGCACCTTTTTGATCGAGGGCATTTCACTGAGTCCATCCGGCAGCTCTCCGAGATCCTGGACGCGGTGGGCGAGGCGGATGGGGAGCTCTTCGGAGAGAAATTGCGAGGCGCGGAACAAAGTGCCTACACGCGGGGGGAGTTAGTTTCCGGTGGTCGGTCGCAGCAGAAGGGTCGCGTACCGGTAGATGATCGATCTCCGAACTGCACCATTTGTCTCAGCGAGACACCGGTGGCGGGGAAGCTGGCATAGTGCTTGATGGTGTTCATCAGGCTCTCCGACGGCTTCCACATGCCGAGAGCGATTCAGGCCGTAACGGCCGGGGTTCAGCGGGGAGGTCTTTTCTGGGcagagaggagagaagtgTCTGGGGTGGACAGTCCGCGGGTGGTAGTGAGGAGAGAGGTCCGGGGAGAGTCGCGTGAGGAATGTGGAGGGAAAGCGAGGGAGGCCGGTGAGTAATAATAACTGGCCGCTCCGATGTGTTCCACTGCCGAGGTTGAcgatctggagaatctcCGCTTTTAGGCGCCGGGGGTCGGAATCGAGGACCACGGTGGTTACTCTTGGGACTACCTGGCAGGAGCGATTCAGTTCATCTGGGGATCCCCGTAGGTCGTAGTCGTTCTAGTACCTCGTAGTGAATTGATTGACTACGGAAAGAAACGGAAAGCACGAGAACCACGACTGACGGTATACTCGGGTGACCGCCGATTACCTGATGCGGTTTAGCGGGTCGGGTTGTGTCAAGCGGGTTTCTCTAACCCCATTCATCCCTGAGTATCCCTGAGTATAGCCTCAAGGGTCTCAAGACCAAACATTGTAATAAATAATATTTCTACTCGACACAGCTTGTGATACAATACAACCTTCCAACAACTTGCTGAAAATCCTCCCCAAGAGCATCAGCCGCTGCTCCTTTATTTGACCTATTCTCTCTTTTCCAAGCTCTTTTTGACCGGGCTCTTCGAATGGAACAACtcatcaatctcttccaaGTTCCAGCCCTTCGTCTCCACAAATGTGAAGTATATGACCACAACGCCAAACGCATCCCACGCAATATACATAAAGTAGAAGCGCCAGCTACAGTTTTGAATTCCAATGGGTGGAACATAAGTGTTCAAAACGTTTGCGGTGTTCAGCATCAGATTCATAAATGCAAGGCCTTTGGCGCGGTCGTTGTACGCGAGGACCTCACTAGGGTAGAGAGATTGCATCGGGGTCTGTCATCGGAGGACTGTTAGTCTCACTTCTTTGGATGCAGGAGAGACATTTTCTTACCCAGGCAAACGCAAAAACAACCAAAAACAAGTATAAGAACGCAATTCCAACACCGCCCACAACCTGTTTCCCCTTTTGATGTGCCGTGCAGGCGGTCATGATGCTCAGACAGATAGTCATTCCTATGCTCGAACACATCAAGAGTTTCCGTCGACCGAAAGACCGGATGAAGCGCAGACCACACAGGGCAGACACCATCATGATTGGGGTTTGAACAGCGTTAAGTAATAGTTGTGTCTGGCTATCCTGGATTCCAGCCGTTTTAACTAAATCCCTTTTAGCGATGATCTATAATCAAAAATGCAAGCGTCATACCCATCAATGGAAAGTAGTAGCTAGTCGGTGGCAGATCCAACTGCGCAAACCACGCAACGCAGGCGACAAGAAACGTTCGATGCCGCGCTGCTCGGGTATTGAAAAGACCACGGATATCCCAGAATCTTTTATCGGTTCCGTCGTGGCTGATGACTtgctgcatctcctccagTTCTAATGCAACAACCTTAGAGGAAGGATCTCCGTCTCCGTGGTATTCAATGAGGATCTGGCGGGCTTCATCAATTCGATCATTGGCAACATACCTAGATCATATTAACACGCTCACTTTGCAAAATGAACCTTAAAGATAGCAGAAGACTCACCAACGAGGGCTTTCAGGAACGAACCATACCAAAACTAGCACTAGACATGATGGCACGCCTTGGACGGCAAGCGGTAATCTCCAAACTGCGGATCCAATACTCTTGTGAAAGCTCAAACCGTATTCCAGGAAAGTTGACACAATAGTGCCTAGGAAGAAACAAGCCTGGAATCCCCCAGCCAACTGTCCTCGATACTTGGGGTACGACATCTCAACCACATACGCTGGACCGGCACTCTGGATAATCCCAGCCCCCAGTCCTAAAACAAAACGGCCTCCCATGAGCATGCTTAAATCTTGCCCAGCGGCCTGGACGGCAGCTCCGACGAGACAAATGGCTGATCCAATGGCCATGCCGATACGTCGACCCCATATATCTGCGCAAGGGCCTGCGAACAGTGAGCCGCTTATGTTGCCAATGACATATAGAGCTGCAACCAGGCCCTGGTTTGAGGGGGTTATGCCAAAGTAATCGGTGAAAGTAGTCATTGCCGAGAGGCCGCCTCGTAAAGTAAGTTAGCAGGCGACGATATGCTGTGAAGAAAACGAATACTCACCAAACGTATTCGAGTCAAATCCATTGGTGGCCGAACACAGATATCCAATAAAGATGCATGCATACAGACGCAAGAAGCTCTTGCGGAAAGGCTTTGGGTCATCTTCCTTCAAAGCCTCTAGCATGCGTTGTCCGACTGTAGTAGACTCCTCAATCTGTTTTGGCACTTCATCATGGCTAGCACGAGGCTTAGAGTTAGTCATGTTGATTTGGAGTAAAAGTGCCAACTAGATGCTCAAACTGCGCTGAATTCTGGGAACACCCCTGGGCCATGAGGGGCGATGCGGCCCCTATATGTCCACGCCGTAAGGATGGCTAGCACGTCACGAGCCTCTCATAACTGAAACCCCGGGATCCTGAACTATAGCTTTTGTTCGGGATTGAAGCTGCGAGTCAAGGCAGGGTTTTGTGTGGGGGTAAAGACTAACCCACCCAGACACGGTATAGGTCTCCGTAGCCGATCGGTGCACCGCGGAGTGACCGCCGTGTCAATTTAGGGCAGGTCCCACTAAAGTGGATCGACAGCACCTTGCCGATCACTCCGATTGCCGATGTGATATTGTGTGGCTTACTTTAAAGAGCTCGGCTGTCAATAACCTGTCGTGAGCAAAATATAATTTTTCTCAGAAAGCAAAATGACCGGAATCGCAGTCCTGGGTGCTGGCCTTTTCGCCAAGGAGGGTATGTGACCATCACCTGCGAAACGTTGAGAGTAGAATATCAGACTCACCATGTTGTTTTAGCCCATCTTCCGGCCTTGGTAGAGCTCCAGGCCAATCTACTAGCCGTGTATTCGCGCTCTGTCTCATCAGCTCAATCGATCGTcaatgctgccgctgcccTGAAAGCGCCAACCTCGCACATCGACGTCTATGCCGACGAGCTTGCGTCAGAGAATCGAGGACTATCGGCATTATTGAAGCGTCAGGATATTGGCGCCGTCGTCGTTGCCCTTCCAATCCTCGTCCAGCCAGATGTTGTCCGTCAGTGCCTGACAGCCGGAAAACATGTATTGTGCGAAAAGCCAATGGCCAAAAATGTGCAAACGGCGGTGCAGCTAATCGCCGACTACGAGAAAAATTTCCGTCCTCGTGGTTTGGTGCTTTCCGTGGCTGAGCAATTCCGCTACGACCGCACCTTCACCCGTGCTCGCGAGCTATTGGCTAGTGGAAGTATTGGCAAACTGAATCACGTCCATGCGCGCATCTGGGGCAATATCCAGCCTGGCGACAACAAATGGTACGAGACTGAATGGCGAAAGAACCCGGAGTACCAAGGTGGCTTTATCCTTGATGGTGGAGTGCACTTCGTGGCATTGATCCGTTATGTCTCTGGACAAGAGATTGTCAAGACCCTTAGCATGTGCCGTCAGACGTATGCCCATCTGCCGCCTTTGGATACTGTCAATGCAGCTTTACAGTTTGACAATGGTGCATCTGGGTCTCTGAGCATCTGCTTTGCTTCTTGCAAGGGGACTTTTGAGTTTATCTTCGTTGGTGAGCAAGGATCTATTACTGTTTCGGGGGTGGaggatgcagaagattgccAGCGTATCGTTCTGGAAAAGGCCGATGGCACAAAGGAAATCGACGAGGTGATTGTTGGAAAGGGTGTCTTGGAAGAAGTCAAGGCCTTtattgctgctgccgctggAGGCAAGCATGACGCGAAAGCAGGAGCTCGAGAGGCATTGGCCGATATTGCTGTCGTTGAAAGTATTTGCTCGGGAGGAGGGCAAGTGCAGGCTCTACTATGATCTTGTAGATAAACCACATAGACGGATACAttctttactttttttttAGATTGGAAAGTCATATTTCACGTTTTCAATCCCAAGAATGGAAGAGCAATCTAGCTACATATAAAACCTTGTGTTGCTTAGTAGATGCCGGTCGGTTATTCCGTTTCAATCTCATAAAACATCACATGCAGCTTTTACAAGCCGACAATTCCTGATTTCATTCCATTTAGTTGCCAACAACACCACAGCAGCAGATGCACGCGGATTCAACCGCCGCATATCCTGGTTCGGAAAAGCCTTGAGGCGCCATGGTGGCCACGGTGGAACCGACCGACAGCCGGCAACCCAACGAACGCCACGGTCAGGGCCTCCCCCACACTAGAGACGCAGGGGCCAGAATGCATCGGGTGGCTGCAGACCCGCAGAGTTGCCGTTCACCCAGATCGTCGCGGACACCTCCCCGTGTCTAGAGGGGAAGGCTCTAGGAGATGACGATGGGTAATGTTGCAAGTGAGTTAAATTTAAAGCACAGACTGGTCTCACAATGTAAGCTAACCACGTCGTTTTCTCTCAACAAATACAACAACATGGCTCAACTTCGCACTTCCCAACTTCTCGAAAAAGGCTGGTGGTTGCGCGAGACAGATGGGCTGACTGATTGGCTGTCCGTGGCTAAAGTGCCGACAAGCGTTCAGTCGGACCTGATGAACCATAAATTGTAAGCTTCAAAATACGTTGCTATTTGATATATCTTATGCTCATGTTAGGATACAGGATCCCCGACCCCTTCATTGACCTAAATGAAATATCCACGGAATGGGTAGGCGAGAAATCATGGTCCTACCGCGTCGACCTCCCGCCAATCCCTCCCTCAGCCCGAAGCGACGGATCAAAGATTGCACTTGTCTTCGAAGGGTTGGATACATTCGCCCATGTGCGCCTCAATGGAGAAACACTGCTCCAGACCGATAACATGTTCCTCTCGCACCGAGTGGACATTACGAATCGATTGCAAGATCAAAACCAGCTCGAAATCGACTTTGGCTCGGCTCTGCTGAAGGCTCGTGAGATTCGAGCTGCGCATCCTGAACACAAGTGGGAAGGGTTCAATGCTGATCTCTCCCGTCTGGCTGTTCGCAAAGCCCAGTATAACTGGGGATGGGACTGGGGTCCTGTCTTGATGACTgctgggccttggagacCCGTTCGGTTGGAGACATATCATGCACGCATTGAAGATGTCCGTGTGGACTATCGCGTGGCTGAGAATTTTGACTCTGTTCAGGGAACTATCACTGTGCCTGTGGAAGGAACAGCTGGCGATCAGGTGGCTGTGGATGTAGAGTTCGCTGGAAAATCGGTTTTCAGTGCGACCACAGCACCTGAGAACGGACTTGCCATAATCGAGTTTAGCATCACTGATGCCTCACTGTGGTATCCGCGTGGTTATGGGTCTCAAGCCCTGTATACTGTGCGCACTGTGCTCAGCGAGGCAGCACGGGAACTCGACAGTCGTTCGCAGTCCGTCGGATTCCGAGGGGTGCAACTCGTGCAGGAACCCGACGATATTGGCCAGTCGTTTTACTTCCGTGTCAATGGATTAGATATCTTTTGCGGAGGCTCGGACTGGATTCCTGCCGATAGCTTCCTCACAAATATTTCAGAGGATCGGTACCGGCAGTGGTTGAAGCTGATAGTTGATGGTAATCAGGTCATGGTTCGGTGAGTATTATCTCTTATCATTACAAGTGGTATCTTCTAATGAATATTTGCAAAGGGTCTGGGGTGGAGGCATCTACGAAGACGATTCTTTCTACAACGCCTGTGATGAATTGGGCCTTCTCGTATGGCAGGACTTCATGTTTGCCTGTGGCAACTATCCGACTTTCCCAGCTTTCCTAGAGTCTGTCCacgaggaggccgtggagaatGTTCGCCGTCTTAGACACCATGCCTGTCTTGCTATCTGGGCTGGTAACAATGAGGATTACCAAGTGCAGGAGCAGTCGGACTTGGAGTACAATTATGAAGAGAAGGATCCTCAGGTGTGGCTGAAGAGTAACTTCCCTGCTCGCTATATATATGAGAAGATCCTGCCAGAAGTGGTGCAGCAGGAATGTCCCAGCGTCCCCTACCATCCTGGTAGTCCTTGGGGAGGCGGCAAGATCACGTCTGATCAGACGATTGGCGATATGCATCAGTGGAATGGTGAGTTACTACAACATATCCCGATTGAACTGTCATTGCTAATATTTTATAGTCTGGCATGGCACACAGGAGAAATACCAAATCTTCGAAACGCTAGGGGGTCGATTCAACAGCGAGTTCGGCATGGAGGCTTTCCCGAACATCCAGACCGTTGAGGCATTTGTGACGCAAAAGTCAGAAATGCATCCTCAATCGCACACCCTTGATTTCCACAATAAGGCTGATGGGCATGAGCGACGCCTCGCCACCTATGTGGTGGAGAACTTCCGCCTCACCAATGATCTGGAGGTAAGCTGGTTCCTTTGTCCCCTGAAGAAGCTAGTACTGATCAAAACAGAAATACATCCATCTCACACAGCTAGTGCAAGCTGACGCTCTGATGTACGCCTATCGCGGCTGGCGTCGCCAATGGGGTCAAGCAAAGCACTGTGGTGGTGCTCTGGTCTGGCAGATCAACGACTGCTGGCCCGGTACATCGTGGGCGATTGTCGACTACTACTTGCGAAAGAAGGCAGCGTACTACGCCTTATCTCGGGTCCTGGCGCCGATTGCCGTCGGAGTCCAGCGAGAGCACCACGACTGGAGTGTCGCGCATGCCCGACCGGCGAAATCGAGCCAGTTCCAGATGTGGGTGGTGAGCAGTCAAATGAAGGTAGTGGATGCCACCGTCAAGCTGCGGTTTATCTGCATCGAGACAGGCGAGGATATCAAACCTGCCATTACCAAGAAAATCCAACTGGTTGCAAATGGGACCACCGAGGTGTTGAAGGGGGTTATTGATAATATCTCGGAGAAACCTCATGTGTTGGCGGCAAacgtcttcgtcgacggtACCATTCTCTCTCGGGATGTGGATTGGCCTCAGCCGTACAAGTATCTATCCTTCGCGGACCGTGGTGTGACCGTGCGCCAGCCATGCCATGGAGAATCTGGCACAATCCGTGTCAGTGCGAAGCGACCTACTAAAGGATTGATGttcgaggagcgcgaggGGGTCACTCTCAGTGATAATGCGATTGATTTGATTCCGGGTGATGAGCAGGTCGTGCAGGTGTCGGGGCTTTCGGCTACCAGCCCCGCCCTGAAGTATCACTATCTGGATCTGTGATGGTATGAGTATAGACTAGATCAATAGAAGAGTGTGGTTCGATCAACAATATGGTTATTTAGGGAGAATATCACTAGTCTAGTAATCAAGAGTGGAATATTCTCCGTGTTTTCCACATTGTTTAATACACAGGGCTTTTCTCGTCCTGGTACATTTGTAGAACGACGAGTGTGATATGGATTGCACGATGCCtatcccccccccccccccccccccccccccccccaacTTTGTGAAGACGTGTCGATTCTGACCAACCTGTGCTCTCTTTCTTAGAGCATGAGGCAGGGTACACGTCCTGTAATAGTTGGTGTGATTATCAACTCGTAGTGCTAGAGGTGGTGCTGCGAAGGCAGGTCTGACTGGTAAAATCTGATTTTCTGGGGAGTTTTTGGGGGCTTTATTTCTAAAAAAGTATAAATCAAGGACATTGAACTAGTCCCTCATAGATTGCCAGTTCAGCAAGATATAAGTTGGGCTTCTTTAGCAGGTTGTCACGAATATCTTTCATACTTTACAACTAAGGAAAAGCATTAGCAGCTACTTTTTTAAAGACAGAGATTATTTGGTAGCTCTTATTGCCCTGACCACAAAAGAGATTGCATACCTTGGCAAATTCGGACGTGCGGTTTAGCCTTTTTAGCGTATCCGCAGAGAGATTACAATCACTAGGCATTGCCACACTTTGAGCACATTGTGAGTCTAGAGAATATCTCCGAATTGCGCCTTACCTTATCCCATATCATAATGCAGTTTTTCTCGTCCTGTTATACGGCATCCTGATATTCGACCTAACAACGTCTTTGTCTCTAATGAGCTAGAGGTCACCGGGCTAATCGACTAGCGGCATAGCACGGttctgcttctctctctgcaAAAGTTACGGTGCGGAAATCTCGGATTCCCTAAAAGAACCTATTCTACCAAATAATTTCAACGATCTAAAAGGAAAAGAGTATGGTTAGTCGGCGGAATTATTCCGCAGGCGTCAACTTCACTATCTCTACGTCAAATTGACAGTAGTATGGATCTAGAACATTACGATACGGTGGCCTATGATTTCAGCTTACTTGGACGGCTTTTTCACCACGTGAATGATCCGTAGGAGGGCGATAATGCAACCTAATTCATCGGAAAAAGAGTGAACAACAAGGGTATCAACGCGGCTGAAACAGttgaggagagaaagaatgtAAGAACTTTGGATTTTCTCCAACTTCTGTGAGGAAGATTATTTGTGAACATACCTGAAGCCTAACGATTCAACCTGGCGACAGGGGTCTAGTTCGAACGTCATAATCCCAATGTAGAGGATCGCTAATCTCACCACAATTATTGTTATGCTCTCGTGATACGAAGAGCAATTTAACCCCTATTTATCCACTAccgggaagaaaaggaataCACGAGAACACGCACACGCCAATTTCTACCGTCTCCTAGGGGTCACGTGTGGGGAGGAAATGATTCCGTACGCCGTTCCGGACTACTGACTTCCCAGGTTGTTATGATGATTATTCTTCGTTTGACAGTGGAGCGATCCCAGCACGCGCCAG carries:
- a CDS encoding uncharacterized protein (ID:PFLUO_004012-T1.cds;~source:funannotate) — protein: MAHSGSNTPGTTPHAVIPIDIDTDSDYDFDPDDGGMQLDPPEPAFAVPRLGSLRGLHAGMTNDVSPLYLQYHSHKTEYSIPDLDSPRSDQSARMSHTATLKQDASAHNRIREEKNAALAVLTNWELLMTYALANNESVPMTRRRFTAKLIAPGNPQKQEELVAERWVVNSENGPVLVPGRRRIVVDNDDSGWKGPRKPRTASSGTASPSRSGSRSGSRSVSAGHSPAHRGNKSRGRKSEGSLFGS
- a CDS encoding uncharacterized protein (ID:PFLUO_004013-T1.cds;~source:funannotate), encoding MWKPSESLMNTIKHYASFPATGVSLRQMVQFGDRSSTGTLFRASQFLSEELPIRLAHRVQDLGELPDGLSEMPSIKKVQDWYAQSFEEIITLTRPSLTQEVKSRLLRPGRMNGGASKILSEATQNPSVREGQYRSSPTSNSNCNGNGKAAAAAGRRYFFPADDHSNWPPELNDYNQRFAKTLQQIKRRHDSVVTTVAQGILEWKRERQRMQIDSTIQSFLDRFYMSRIGIRMLIGQHIALTEQTHVKHPNYVGIICTKTNVRDIALEAIENARFVCEDYYGLFEAPKVQLVCKDDLNFMYVPGHLSHMLFETLKNSLRAVVEQHGADKEDFPVTKVIVAEGKEDITIKVSDEGGGIPRSAIPLVWTYMYTTVEQTPNLDPDFDKSDFKAPMAGFGYGLPISRLYARYFGGDLKLISMEGYGTDVYLHLNRLSSSSEPLQ
- a CDS encoding uncharacterized protein (ID:PFLUO_004014-T1.cds;~source:funannotate); amino-acid sequence: MTACTAHQKGKQVVGGVGIAEVLAYNDRAKGLAFMNLMLNTANVLNTYVPPIGIQNCSWRFYFMYIAWDAFGVVVIYFTFVETKGWNLEEIDELFHSKSPVKKSLEKRE
- a CDS encoding uncharacterized protein (ID:PFLUO_004015-T1.cds;~source:funannotate), whose product is MTGIAVLGAGLFAKEAHLPALVELQANLLAVYSRSVSSAQSIVNAAAALKAPTSHIDVYADELASENRGLSALLKRQDIGAVVVALPILVQPDVVRQCLTAGKHVLCEKPMAKNVQTAVQLIADYEKNFRPRGLVLSVAEQFRYDRTFTRARELLASGSIGKLNHVHARIWGNIQPGDNKWYETEWRKNPEYQGGFILDGGVHFVALIRYVSGQEIVKTLSMCRQTYAHLPPLDTVNAALQFDNGASGSLSICFASCKGTFEFIFVGEQGSITVSGVEDAEDCQRIVLEKADGTKEIDEVIVGKGVLEEVKAFIAAAAGGKHDAKAGAREALADIAVVESICSGGGQVQALL
- a CDS encoding uncharacterized protein (ID:PFLUO_004016-T1.cds;~source:funannotate) yields the protein MAQLRTSQLLEKGWWLRETDGLTDWLSVAKVPTSVQSDLMNHKLIPDPFIDLNEISTEWVGEKSWSYRVDLPPIPPSARSDGSKIALVFEGLDTFAHVRLNGETLLQTDNMFLSHRVDITNRLQDQNQLEIDFGSALLKAREIRAAHPEHKWEGFNADLSRLAVRKAQYNWGWDWGPVLMTAGPWRPVRLETYHARIEDVRVDYRVAENFDSVQGTITVPVEGTAGDQVAVDVEFAGKSVFSATTAPENGLAIIEFSITDASLWYPRGYGSQALYTVRTVLSEAARELDSRSQSVGFRGVQLVQEPDDIGQSFYFRVNGLDIFCGGSDWIPADSFLTNISEDRYRQWLKLIVDGNQVMVRVWGGGIYEDDSFYNACDELGLLVWQDFMFACGNYPTFPAFLESVHEEAVENVRRLRHHACLAIWAGNNEDYQVQEQSDLEYNYEEKDPQVWLKSNFPARYIYEKILPEVVQQECPSVPYHPGSPWGGGKITSDQTIGDMHQWNVWHGTQEKYQIFETLGGRFNSEFGMEAFPNIQTVEAFVTQKSEMHPQSHTLDFHNKADGHERRLATYVVENFRLTNDLEKYIHLTQLVQADALMYAYRGWRRQWGQAKHCGGALVWQINDCWPGTSWAIVDYYLRKKAAYYALSRVLAPIAVGVQREHHDWSVAHARPAKSSQFQMWVVSSQMKVVDATVKLRFICIETGEDIKPAITKKIQLVANGTTEVLKGVIDNISEKPHVLAANVFVDGTILSRDVDWPQPYKYLSFADRGVTVRQPCHGESGTIRVSAKRPTKGLMFEEREGVTLSDNAIDLIPGDEQVVQVSGLSATSPALKYHYLDL